The genomic DNA AAAATTATTTACCGTAATAAACAGTTAATGATCCAAGGTCCGTGTGACACAGGCATCGATTGCCCAGCACCAAGAGTCATTGCTCATACTGAAATTAATCGGGGTGAGTTTAGCCAGGATAATGTGCCGCTTATTCGGTTAAGTGAGCAATTAGGCGACGTTAAGCATGATATTTTGATGAACCCGTCACGTCCTGATTTTAGACAACACTTTTATCCTCAAGCTGGCCTTCCTGTGGGTGAGTTTTTGGTGCCTAAAGGCATGTATTTTGCGATGGGTGATAATCGCGATAACAGTACCGATAGTCGTTTTTGGGGCTTTGTACCGGAAGAAAATCTTGTCGGAAAAGCTGTCGCCATTTGGATTAGTTTTGAATTTGATAGTAAGCCGAGTGATTGGTTACCGACGTGGGTACCGACCGGCGTGCGTTTTGATAGAGTAGGTGGAATACATTGATGGAACCCATTAAAAATTTGCCGCGTTTGTGCCGTACTTTAGGTTATGAATTTAGTAATATTGAATTACTTATCCAAGCACTAACACATCGTAGCGCAGCAAATAAACATAATGAGCGTTTAGAGTTTTTAGGCGATTCGATTTTGTCGATAGCCATTTCAGATGCCTTGTATCATCAGTTTCCAAAGGCGACTGAAGGTGATTTAAGCCGCATGCGCGCCACCTTGGTTAAAGGTGACACGCTGACATTAATTGCCATAGAATTCAAACTGGGTGATTATTTGTATTTAGGCCCAGGTGAGCTCAAAAGTGGTGGCTTTAGACGCGAATCTATTTTAGCTGATGCAGTAGAAGCCATTATTGGTGCGGTCTACCTCGATGCTGATATTGAAGTTTGCCGTAAGCTATTACTATCATGGTATAAAGAGCGTTTAGCTGAGATAAAACCGGGTATTAATCAAA from Shewanella psychromarinicola includes the following:
- the rnc gene encoding ribonuclease III — encoded protein: MEPIKNLPRLCRTLGYEFSNIELLIQALTHRSAANKHNERLEFLGDSILSIAISDALYHQFPKATEGDLSRMRATLVKGDTLTLIAIEFKLGDYLYLGPGELKSGGFRRESILADAVEAIIGAVYLDADIEVCRKLLLSWYKERLAEIKPGINQKDPKTILQEHLQGFKKPLPDYQVVAVDGEAHDQTFTVECRISELDKVVTGVASSRRKAEQLAAAQVLELLNK
- the lepB gene encoding signal peptidase I, which encodes MAAYFSLILVLVTLVSGLIWLIDVVFFAPKRRENLLVAHANSTELSADAIDKIIREPVLVETAHSIFPVIAFVMILRSFIYEPFQIPSGSMMPTLLVGDFILVEKFSYGLRDPVWRSKLVEIGEPERGDVFVFKYPENPKIDYIKRVVGLPGDKIIYRNKQLMIQGPCDTGIDCPAPRVIAHTEINRGEFSQDNVPLIRLSEQLGDVKHDILMNPSRPDFRQHFYPQAGLPVGEFLVPKGMYFAMGDNRDNSTDSRFWGFVPEENLVGKAVAIWISFEFDSKPSDWLPTWVPTGVRFDRVGGIH